The following are encoded together in the Desulfovibrio desulfuricans DSM 642 genome:
- the selA gene encoding L-seryl-tRNA(Sec) selenium transferase, whose amino-acid sequence MQNLFRAIPAVDASIAALHRADAALGDSQQTPHALLRDLVAAYWDIRRDDIRAGRCTAPEDLHLERQLPGLLAFVQRGLRPRFRSALNATGVVVHTNMGRSVLAEEAREAVLRAATGYCNLELNLATGGRGSRHALVEELICRVTGAEAALVVNNNAAAVLLVLDTFCKGGEVIVSRGELVEIGGSFRIPEVMEKSGATLREVGATNRTHLRDYRAAINENTRALMRVHTSNYRIVGFHAAVALPELAELAREHHLPLIEDLGSGSLMDFSSCGLPNEPTVPEVLSQGADIATFSGDKVLGGPQAGIITGRKSMVEKLKSNPLTRALRCDKLCLSALEATLRLYLDPEKARKSVPTLRMITCPPDELAKAARNLAKRLRKGLNADSPLCEVGLREDVSRVGGGAFPQYDLPTTLVRLRPTACSPTALKAALLETVPPLIGRLEDDAFCLDPRTLDVKEYPEVLRVLRQALNAAIPQQA is encoded by the coding sequence ATGCAAAATCTCTTTCGCGCCATTCCCGCCGTAGACGCCAGCATTGCCGCGCTGCACCGCGCGGATGCCGCACTGGGCGACAGCCAGCAAACGCCGCACGCGCTGCTGCGCGATCTTGTGGCCGCTTATTGGGATATTCGGCGGGATGACATCCGCGCCGGACGCTGCACCGCCCCCGAAGACCTGCATCTTGAACGCCAGTTGCCAGGCCTGCTGGCCTTTGTGCAGCGCGGGCTGCGCCCCCGGTTCCGGTCAGCGCTCAACGCCACGGGCGTTGTGGTGCATACCAACATGGGGCGCTCCGTGCTGGCCGAAGAAGCCCGAGAGGCCGTGCTGCGGGCAGCTACCGGCTACTGCAATCTGGAACTGAATCTCGCCACAGGCGGCCGGGGCAGCCGCCACGCGCTGGTGGAAGAACTCATCTGCCGCGTCACCGGGGCCGAAGCGGCCCTTGTGGTCAACAACAATGCCGCCGCCGTGCTGCTGGTGCTCGACACCTTCTGCAAGGGCGGCGAGGTGATTGTTTCGCGCGGCGAACTGGTGGAAATAGGAGGCAGCTTCCGCATTCCTGAAGTGATGGAAAAAAGCGGGGCCACCCTGCGCGAGGTGGGGGCCACCAACCGCACGCATCTGCGCGACTACCGCGCCGCCATCAACGAGAATACCCGCGCCCTCATGCGCGTGCACACGTCCAACTACCGGATTGTGGGCTTTCATGCCGCCGTGGCCCTGCCCGAACTGGCGGAACTGGCGCGCGAGCACCACCTGCCGCTCATTGAAGACCTCGGCAGCGGCAGCCTTATGGATTTTTCTTCCTGCGGCCTGCCCAACGAGCCAACTGTGCCGGAAGTGCTCTCGCAGGGCGCGGATATTGCGACTTTTTCGGGCGACAAGGTGCTTGGCGGCCCTCAGGCTGGCATCATCACCGGGCGCAAGAGCATGGTGGAAAAGCTCAAGAGCAATCCGCTCACGCGGGCGCTTCGCTGCGACAAACTGTGCCTCTCCGCCCTTGAGGCCACCCTGCGCCTGTACCTTGACCCGGAAAAAGCCCGCAAGAGCGTGCCTACCCTGCGCATGATAACCTGCCCGCCCGATGAACTGGCCAAGGCAGCCCGCAATCTGGCAAAACGGTTGCGCAAGGGGCTTAATGCAGACAGCCCCCTGTGCGAGGTCGGCTTGCGGGAGGATGTGTCGCGCGTGGGCGGCGGCGCGTTTCCGCAGTACGACCTGCCCACCACCCTGGTGCGGCTCAGACCCACGGCATGCAGCCCCACAGCCCTCAAGGCTGCCCTGCTTGAGACGGTTCCTCCGCTCATTGGGCGGCTGGAAGACGACGCCTTCTGCCTTGACCCGCGCACACTTGATGTCAAAGAATACCCCGAGGTACTGCGCGTACTGCGTCAGGCGCTGAACGCTGCAATCCCTCAACAGGCATAA
- a CDS encoding bifunctional folylpolyglutamate synthase/dihydrofolate synthase — protein MSNTFSTPADIQRHLDSLGLFHMDMGLGRMRRALAALDLTRPPFMVAQVLGTNGKGSTSSFLASLALAHGCRVGLYTSPHFVSPTERLRIGGPNDAACAPWPADDWVEPANQVMAAAPDLTYFEFLTVLALLGFARKGVELAVLEAGLGGKHDATTAVAADLMCYAPIALDHKDILGPTLADIAADKAAAIRSAAPVCGVVQFPEAAKILERAARSHNAPFIRACPLAADTRLGLSGPHQRANAGLALTAWRELAPMLGKSAEDTKAQAQGLAQAFMPGRLQRVPGTDQYPPLLLDGAHNPHGMAALIKALRAEGLQPAGAVFSCLADKDWLPAAQMLKHYLGGAPMFVVTLGNHRAAAAQDIATACNALPPATAQALPEGPQGLAKALELARALPAATEARPVLMTGSLYLLSEFFTQHPQWLLQPQLQ, from the coding sequence ATGAGCAACACGTTCAGCACTCCCGCAGATATCCAGCGCCATCTGGACAGCCTAGGGCTTTTTCATATGGATATGGGCCTGGGCCGCATGCGCCGGGCTCTGGCTGCCCTTGATCTGACTCGCCCGCCCTTTATGGTCGCTCAGGTGCTCGGCACCAATGGCAAGGGATCAACATCGTCCTTTCTGGCCTCCCTTGCCCTTGCTCACGGCTGCCGGGTTGGCCTCTACACCTCGCCGCACTTTGTCAGTCCCACAGAGCGCTTGCGCATTGGCGGGCCAAATGATGCCGCCTGCGCCCCCTGGCCTGCGGATGACTGGGTTGAGCCAGCCAATCAGGTCATGGCCGCCGCGCCCGATCTGACCTACTTTGAATTTCTTACGGTGCTGGCACTGCTGGGTTTTGCCCGCAAGGGCGTGGAGCTGGCCGTGCTTGAGGCTGGCCTTGGCGGCAAACACGACGCCACAACCGCCGTTGCCGCCGACCTCATGTGCTATGCGCCCATTGCCCTTGACCACAAGGACATCCTTGGCCCCACCCTTGCCGACATTGCGGCAGACAAGGCCGCAGCTATACGTAGCGCCGCGCCCGTGTGCGGTGTTGTGCAGTTTCCCGAAGCCGCAAAAATTCTTGAGCGCGCGGCCCGCAGCCACAACGCACCCTTCATCAGGGCTTGTCCGCTTGCCGCCGATACCCGCCTTGGGCTCAGCGGCCCTCACCAGCGCGCCAACGCAGGTCTGGCCCTCACGGCATGGCGCGAGCTTGCCCCCATGCTGGGCAAGAGCGCGGAGGACACGAAGGCGCAGGCTCAAGGGCTGGCGCAAGCCTTTATGCCGGGTCGCTTGCAGCGAGTGCCGGGTACAGATCAGTATCCACCGCTGCTGCTCGACGGCGCCCACAATCCGCACGGCATGGCCGCGCTGATCAAGGCCCTGCGCGCCGAAGGCCTGCAACCCGCCGGAGCGGTATTTTCCTGTCTTGCAGACAAAGACTGGCTGCCTGCCGCCCAGATGCTCAAGCACTATCTGGGCGGAGCCCCCATGTTTGTGGTTACGCTGGGCAACCACCGGGCCGCAGCAGCGCAAGACATAGCCACCGCCTGTAATGCCCTGCCCCCGGCCACGGCACAGGCCTTACCCGAAGGCCCTCAGGGATTGGCAAAGGCGCTTGAACTGGCGCGCGCCCTGCCCGCCGCCACCGAAGCCCGCCCAGTGCTCATGACGGGTTCGCTGTACCTGCTTTCAGAGTTTTTTACGCAGCACCCCCAATGGCTGCTGCAACCGCAGCTCCAGTAG
- a CDS encoding HD domain-containing protein produces the protein MKSQHEFRDPIHGFITMQTVERAVVDSWPFQRLRDIHQLAMTYLVYPGATHRRFEHSLGVMELASRVFDTITLESNARNIPSGVRDAIPQIEDKEGLPRWKRTLRMAALCHDLGHMPFSHASEDLLPGSSHERMTWSIIHSCEMTPLWDELRLEPKEIAKLALGPKEVAELHFDEDVTFSTWESLLSEIIVGDAFGVDRMDYLLRDSHHLGVSYGRFDLQRILQGLRIAAKAPDGPEEGDQSLEPVIGVEHGALHAAAALLWARYSIFSQVYFHHVRRIYDIHLQDFMRACFPKGYPVKVKKFLEISDSAVLQKLYAAAMDGSKAGHEDAARLTQRKHFRRIYQQSKADVQIGLQKGIFEPGQILYERLSQEFGKENVKYDAGSKKHKRVDFPVVSEDAQKFLLASQEMPTINSVPDVESRYIFVRPDIVSKARSFLEKERQEILS, from the coding sequence GTGAAGTCACAGCATGAATTTCGTGATCCAATCCACGGGTTCATTACGATGCAAACTGTTGAAAGGGCTGTTGTTGATTCGTGGCCATTTCAACGATTGCGTGACATTCATCAATTAGCTATGACATACTTAGTTTACCCAGGGGCAACACACCGTAGATTTGAGCATTCACTTGGAGTGATGGAACTTGCATCACGGGTATTCGACACAATTACATTAGAGAGTAATGCGAGAAATATCCCTTCCGGCGTGCGTGATGCGATTCCACAAATAGAAGACAAAGAAGGGCTTCCACGCTGGAAAAGAACTCTTCGTATGGCAGCATTGTGTCATGATCTCGGGCATATGCCTTTTTCGCATGCTAGTGAGGATCTTTTACCAGGGAGCTCGCATGAGCGTATGACTTGGAGTATAATCCATAGCTGTGAAATGACTCCACTATGGGATGAGCTTCGTCTTGAGCCCAAAGAAATTGCCAAGCTTGCTCTTGGCCCCAAAGAAGTTGCAGAATTGCATTTTGATGAGGATGTCACCTTTAGTACGTGGGAATCTTTGCTGTCAGAGATTATTGTCGGTGATGCTTTTGGTGTAGACAGGATGGATTATTTGTTACGTGATTCTCATCATCTCGGGGTGAGCTATGGGCGGTTTGATCTCCAGAGGATACTGCAAGGGCTCAGGATAGCAGCAAAGGCCCCGGATGGACCTGAAGAAGGCGATCAAAGTTTGGAGCCTGTTATTGGGGTTGAGCATGGTGCCCTACATGCCGCAGCCGCGTTACTTTGGGCTCGATATTCAATTTTTTCTCAAGTTTACTTTCATCACGTGCGAAGGATTTATGATATCCACCTGCAAGATTTTATGAGAGCTTGCTTTCCCAAGGGCTATCCCGTAAAAGTAAAAAAATTTCTAGAAATAAGTGACAGCGCGGTCTTGCAAAAACTGTATGCGGCCGCTATGGATGGCAGCAAAGCAGGGCATGAAGACGCAGCGAGGCTAACCCAACGCAAGCATTTTCGTCGTATTTATCAACAGTCTAAGGCAGATGTCCAAATTGGGTTGCAAAAAGGAATTTTTGAACCTGGGCAGATCCTTTATGAACGATTGAGCCAAGAGTTTGGCAAAGAAAATGTGAAGTATGACGCGGGCAGCAAAAAGCATAAGCGCGTGGACTTTCCTGTTGTATCCGAAGATGCTCAAAAGTTTTTATTGGCAAGCCAAGAAATGCCCACAATTAATAGCGTTCCAGATGTTGAGTCGCGTTATATTTTTGTCAGGCCCGATATCGTTTCAAAGGCTAGATCTTTTTTAGAAAAAGAACGCCAGGAAATCTTGTCTTAA
- a CDS encoding recombinase family protein: MSKQIGYIRVSSVDQNTGRQLEGTTLDKVFTDKASGKSRQRPQLEACLEYLRDGDTLHVHSIDRFARNLQDLLTLISDLTSRAVTVQFHKEGLIFTGEDSPFQRLQLQIIGSVAEFERAMIRERQREGIALAKKEGKYKGRKAALDAAQIAEAREKINAGAKIAQVARDLGVSRQTLYTALDRTSQQKSPSC; this comes from the coding sequence ATGAGCAAGCAAATTGGATACATCCGTGTCAGCAGCGTTGACCAGAACACAGGCCGCCAGCTTGAAGGCACTACCTTGGACAAGGTATTCACCGACAAGGCCAGCGGCAAAAGCAGGCAGCGCCCTCAGCTAGAGGCTTGCTTAGAATACCTGCGTGACGGTGACACTCTCCACGTCCACAGCATTGACCGCTTCGCCCGCAATCTTCAGGATTTGCTTACGCTCATTTCGGATTTGACCAGCCGCGCCGTGACGGTGCAGTTCCACAAAGAAGGCTTGATTTTTACAGGGGAAGACAGCCCGTTCCAGCGCCTTCAGTTGCAGATCATCGGCAGCGTGGCTGAATTTGAACGGGCCATGATCCGAGAACGCCAGCGCGAAGGCATCGCCTTGGCAAAGAAGGAAGGGAAATACAAAGGTCGGAAAGCGGCATTAGACGCAGCCCAGATAGCAGAAGCCCGCGAAAAGATTAATGCTGGGGCCAAGATCGCCCAAGTTGCGCGTGATTTAGGTGTTTCGCGGCAAACACTCTACACGGCCCTTGATCGAACTTCACAGCAAAAAAGCCCTTCTTGCTAG
- a CDS encoding helix-turn-helix domain-containing protein: MVEKINWPHIGMTVEECAEALRIDRKTIFLALQDGLPARKVGRSWRIDPDAVKAWLATGNATQALDSGEE, from the coding sequence ATGGTTGAAAAAATAAACTGGCCGCACATAGGTATGACCGTCGAAGAGTGCGCGGAGGCTTTGCGCATTGATCGTAAAACCATATTTTTGGCTCTTCAGGACGGATTGCCTGCAAGAAAAGTTGGGCGAAGTTGGAGAATTGATCCCGATGCGGTCAAGGCATGGCTTGCAACTGGCAATGCCACACAGGCCTTGGACAGTGGTGAGGAATAA
- a CDS encoding LPD38 domain-containing protein: MSQQLEQSKGNQDFYLELRTRGYSDQEIQGYMRPHLTDRGFSDQEINAYFNGYDPVSMLDAIQYGFQGSVTGLASREKLPDSLTSQQVSQMSTMQRVGMQVGTLAGDVPTLAAGAAAGLLGGPAAPVSVPASAMALTEGTRAYYMEQIKNGDVRSSEEFLRRSGAVLESAAKGAVIGGLTGGAGVVAGRGAAMLGATAGMQTAASLAAETATMPTAAAGIEGRLPEPHEFVDAAILVGGLHAAGGLRHVPKMVPKLRDIYAKTGKDPIAVAQAAEADPTVRQDMLSINRDVPQAIAEEITAQRPQDIKPESEAETGAPTVASDEGALQSAGSGTHIPIAEDKPVMPEGELSRADAIPLSDVVQSLTDALDVPIRTGKMGPSGRNAEGIYKITPEVIRTRTANDVATVVHEAGHHIQKQLFGDISAAPLRAFRDELAPIATQPRAGQSALPEGFAEFVAKYVVSPDEAKAVAPRFYEHIEKTLSERAPEFGTALLNAREVVKRWADQPAAQEVLSHISIEGRESEGLISRLLSKDTWDSLYTNFVDRLYPLKKATDILAEGKELPADMNPYTLARTFAGAKGKATHFIERSPFTYGEWKNVGKPLAETLRAVDNLDEFRAFLVSMRGLELEGRGIKSGIRPEAMRATAERLGEKYEPLARELDEYQNHVVNYLVDSGMLSAETAAAMREMNQNYVPFFRVMENAGGFLGSGKSLTGRNPIRRIKGSGRDIIDPLESIIKNTYAMIEAAEKNGIGRALTDLASKTDGAGWLVEKLPTPKAAVQVRAEDVSKAFIDSLGPISPSVKASIKAIAESADMGEMLTFWQNAATLDKKSQIAVFRDGKREVYQVAPEIAEVMNGLSSETIPLLVELISIPAKMLRAGATLTPDFMVRNLIRDAVSTGVLSRTGFIPGLDTAKGLKRAVTKDDTYWSWVKAGGDQASLVSMDRTTLQTTLKDIEATGYTERVWNVVKNPLELLRLGSELSEKMTRLGEFGKATEKHGNDKAGLMQAAYESRDIMDFSRRGKLTASFNLITAFFNASMQGLDRTARGAVENPRRFLVRTALFIGIPSILNAINNYGDKDVAEVPRAQRDMFWITPIGQGENKVLLRIPKPFEQGVMFGSTLERATEFILDAARDKYGSVEKARQEAFRGLGKSMLDVSAPNLVPTAFAPVIEAFANRSLPFDRPIIPKNREGLLPEYQYTPSTTELTKALSNFVGTLPPVGEMNTFSPARAENYIRGWTGGMGRYALQLVDAMARKAGVVDDPVKPAATLADIPFVRAFVIRHPSMGAESIQRFFDHYEESTSYLKTINALGKDFKYNDVANLLPYSVYQAMDAPHKALSEITKAIDLINKIPSMTPDEKRQQIDSLHFHAIEVAKFGNMVFETLQPDIERLKQRAEGK; encoded by the coding sequence ATGAGCCAGCAACTTGAGCAGTCAAAGGGAAATCAAGATTTCTATCTTGAATTGCGCACTCGTGGATATTCTGACCAAGAAATTCAGGGCTACATGCGCCCCCATTTAACAGATCGCGGTTTCTCTGACCAAGAAATCAACGCATACTTCAATGGCTATGATCCTGTTTCCATGCTGGATGCCATTCAATACGGCTTCCAGGGGTCAGTTACGGGCCTAGCCTCACGCGAAAAGCTGCCGGACAGCCTTACCTCACAGCAGGTTTCCCAGATGTCCACCATGCAGCGCGTGGGCATGCAGGTGGGTACACTGGCAGGTGACGTGCCTACCCTGGCCGCTGGTGCTGCTGCGGGCTTGCTTGGCGGCCCGGCTGCGCCTGTAAGCGTTCCGGCTTCGGCGATGGCACTTACAGAGGGAACACGCGCCTACTACATGGAGCAGATAAAAAACGGCGATGTGCGGTCTTCAGAGGAATTTTTGCGCCGGTCTGGTGCTGTCCTCGAATCTGCGGCCAAAGGCGCGGTTATAGGCGGCCTGACGGGCGGCGCTGGCGTAGTTGCTGGCCGTGGGGCCGCAATGCTTGGTGCTACGGCTGGCATGCAGACTGCGGCAAGCCTGGCAGCAGAAACAGCCACCATGCCCACCGCCGCCGCAGGAATAGAAGGCCGGTTGCCAGAACCGCACGAATTTGTTGACGCAGCAATTCTTGTGGGTGGCCTTCACGCTGCGGGAGGCCTCCGCCACGTCCCTAAAATGGTTCCCAAGCTGCGAGATATCTACGCAAAAACGGGCAAAGACCCCATTGCCGTTGCCCAGGCGGCTGAGGCTGATCCGACAGTCCGGCAGGATATGCTTTCCATCAACCGGGATGTTCCGCAGGCCATAGCTGAAGAGATCACCGCCCAACGCCCGCAAGACATCAAGCCCGAATCTGAGGCAGAAACCGGCGCTCCAACCGTTGCAAGCGATGAAGGCGCGCTTCAGAGCGCAGGCAGTGGAACACACATCCCCATTGCTGAAGACAAACCAGTTATGCCCGAAGGCGAATTGAGCAGGGCCGATGCAATTCCGCTTTCTGACGTGGTGCAATCGTTGACTGACGCGCTTGATGTGCCAATCCGAACGGGCAAAATGGGGCCATCTGGCAGAAACGCCGAGGGAATTTATAAAATCACGCCCGAAGTGATCAGGACGCGCACCGCCAACGACGTGGCCACCGTTGTGCATGAGGCTGGCCACCACATCCAAAAGCAGCTTTTCGGCGATATTTCAGCCGCCCCGCTGCGGGCATTTCGTGATGAACTTGCCCCCATTGCCACCCAACCCCGCGCGGGGCAATCTGCATTACCCGAAGGCTTCGCGGAGTTCGTGGCAAAATATGTGGTCAGCCCCGATGAAGCCAAGGCCGTTGCGCCTCGCTTCTACGAGCACATTGAAAAGACGCTTTCAGAGCGCGCCCCAGAATTCGGCACGGCACTTTTAAACGCGCGCGAAGTGGTCAAGCGCTGGGCAGACCAACCAGCCGCCCAGGAAGTTCTTTCACATATCAGCATTGAAGGCCGTGAGAGTGAGGGGCTTATTTCGCGCCTTCTTTCCAAGGACACTTGGGATAGCCTCTACACCAATTTCGTTGACCGTCTGTACCCTCTGAAAAAAGCCACAGATATTCTTGCTGAAGGCAAGGAACTGCCTGCGGATATGAACCCCTACACGCTTGCCCGCACGTTTGCCGGGGCCAAGGGCAAGGCCACGCACTTTATTGAGCGTTCCCCGTTCACCTATGGTGAGTGGAAAAATGTTGGTAAGCCCCTGGCAGAAACCCTGCGGGCCGTGGACAATCTGGACGAATTCAGGGCTTTCCTTGTTTCCATGCGTGGCCTTGAGCTTGAGGGCCGGGGCATCAAGTCTGGCATTCGCCCTGAAGCCATGCGCGCAACGGCTGAGAGGCTTGGCGAAAAGTACGAGCCTCTGGCCCGCGAGCTGGATGAATACCAGAACCACGTTGTGAATTACCTGGTAGATTCTGGAATGCTCAGCGCGGAAACGGCGGCAGCCATGCGGGAAATGAATCAAAACTATGTCCCGTTCTTCCGCGTCATGGAAAATGCCGGCGGCTTCCTTGGAAGCGGCAAGTCGCTCACTGGTCGCAACCCCATACGGCGCATCAAGGGCAGCGGGCGCGATATTATTGACCCGCTGGAATCCATCATCAAGAACACCTACGCCATGATTGAAGCGGCGGAAAAGAACGGCATTGGCCGCGCCCTCACAGACCTTGCCAGTAAAACCGATGGCGCAGGCTGGCTGGTGGAAAAATTGCCTACGCCGAAAGCTGCGGTGCAGGTCAGGGCTGAGGACGTGAGCAAGGCGTTCATTGATTCCCTTGGCCCAATCAGCCCCAGCGTTAAAGCTTCAATCAAGGCGATAGCTGAATCTGCTGACATGGGCGAAATGCTCACGTTCTGGCAGAACGCCGCTACGCTGGACAAAAAAAGCCAGATCGCCGTTTTCCGCGATGGAAAGCGCGAAGTGTATCAGGTGGCCCCGGAGATTGCCGAAGTCATGAACGGCCTGAGTTCTGAAACCATTCCCTTGCTGGTAGAACTCATTTCCATTCCGGCAAAGATGCTGCGGGCTGGGGCCACGCTTACGCCCGACTTTATGGTTCGAAACCTCATCCGCGACGCTGTTTCTACGGGCGTTCTTTCTCGCACTGGCTTCATTCCCGGCCTGGACACGGCCAAGGGATTGAAGCGCGCAGTTACCAAGGACGATACTTATTGGAGCTGGGTGAAGGCTGGCGGAGATCAGGCCAGCCTTGTGAGCATGGACAGAACAACACTTCAAACAACGCTCAAAGACATTGAGGCCACCGGCTACACTGAGCGCGTTTGGAACGTGGTCAAGAATCCCTTGGAGCTGCTGCGCCTTGGCTCGGAACTTTCGGAAAAAATGACCCGCTTGGGCGAGTTCGGCAAGGCCACAGAGAAGCACGGTAATGACAAGGCCGGATTGATGCAGGCCGCCTATGAATCACGGGACATTATGGACTTTTCGCGCCGGGGCAAGCTGACGGCCTCGTTCAACCTTATAACGGCATTCTTCAATGCCAGCATGCAGGGGCTGGACAGAACAGCGCGCGGAGCCGTGGAAAACCCCAGGCGCTTTCTTGTGCGCACCGCTCTGTTCATTGGCATTCCGTCCATACTCAACGCCATTAACAACTATGGAGACAAGGACGTTGCCGAGGTTCCGCGCGCCCAAAGGGATATGTTCTGGATTACGCCTATCGGGCAAGGCGAAAACAAGGTTCTCTTGCGCATTCCCAAGCCGTTTGAACAAGGCGTCATGTTCGGTTCAACGCTTGAGCGGGCTACAGAATTCATCCTCGATGCAGCGCGCGACAAGTATGGCAGCGTGGAGAAAGCCAGACAGGAGGCCTTCAGGGGGCTTGGCAAGTCCATGCTCGATGTTTCTGCACCCAACCTTGTGCCGACTGCCTTCGCCCCGGTGATCGAAGCCTTTGCAAACAGGTCGCTGCCCTTTGACCGGCCTATCATTCCCAAAAACAGAGAGGGCTTGCTTCCGGAATATCAGTACACCCCCAGCACTACGGAACTCACAAAAGCTCTTTCAAACTTTGTCGGCACGTTGCCGCCAGTGGGAGAAATGAACACATTCTCCCCTGCCCGCGCTGAAAATTATATTCGCGGCTGGACGGGCGGCATGGGCAGGTATGCCCTTCAGTTGGTCGATGCCATGGCCCGCAAAGCTGGGGTTGTTGATGATCCCGTAAAGCCCGCCGCCACGCTGGCAGATATTCCCTTTGTACGGGCTTTCGTGATTCGCCATCCAAGTATGGGGGCGGAGAGTATTCAGCGGTTCTTTGACCACTATGAAGAATCCACCAGCTACCTGAAGACCATTAACGCCCTGGGCAAGGACTTCAAATACAATGACGTGGCCAACCTGCTGCCCTATTCCGTCTATCAGGCAATGGACGCGCCGCATAAGGCTTTGTCTGAGATTACAAAGGCCATTGACCTCATAAACAAAATTCCGAGCATGACGCCGGACGAAAAGCGCCAGCAAATAGACAGCCTGCACTTTCATGCCATCGAGGTGGCCAAGTTTGGCAATATGGTGTTTGAAACGTTGCAGCCGGATATTGAGCGGCTCAAGCAGCGGGCGGAAGGGAAATAA
- a CDS encoding tyrosine-type recombinase/integrase: MPPCRPLKIEECAAMYSAYSGRHKLRNQCLHLLCLTTGLRIHEALSIRVSDVLQNRQVVQALQVQRGKMKQAAQGRTILLPAQTREAIRLQLDWLLKYGHLGPDQFLFRSQLGDRPMQVAEAWKIFNDAANKAGLRRDLGTLATHSWRKTFATEIFCAAVDRVQAGERIDPMREVARALGHADMKNTEKYLPVDPEVAFKNMQMLEARHSYALS, from the coding sequence ATGCCCCCATGCAGACCTCTGAAGATTGAAGAATGTGCCGCAATGTACAGCGCCTATTCTGGCCGCCACAAATTGCGCAATCAGTGCTTGCACCTGCTCTGCCTTACTACGGGCCTTCGCATCCATGAGGCTCTTTCCATCAGGGTTTCAGACGTGCTGCAAAACCGGCAGGTGGTTCAGGCGCTTCAGGTACAGCGCGGCAAGATGAAGCAGGCGGCGCAGGGCCGCACTATCCTGCTGCCAGCACAAACCCGCGAAGCAATCCGGCTTCAGCTGGATTGGCTGCTCAAGTACGGCCACCTTGGCCCAGATCAGTTCTTATTTCGCAGTCAACTGGGCGACCGGCCCATGCAGGTGGCAGAAGCATGGAAGATTTTCAATGACGCTGCGAACAAGGCAGGGCTTCGCCGGGACTTGGGGACGTTGGCCACACACAGTTGGCGCAAGACTTTTGCCACAGAAATTTTCTGCGCTGCCGTTGACCGGGTTCAGGCTGGTGAGCGCATTGATCCCATGCGCGAGGTCGCCCGCGCCCTGGGCCATGCGGACATGAAGAACACTGAAAAGTATCTGCCTGTTGACCCTGAAGTCGCCTTCAAAAACATGCAGATGTTGGAAGCCAGGCACAGCTACGCCCTGTCCTGA
- a CDS encoding helix-turn-helix domain-containing protein: MTASFTEGWRTLTEVAEILRVSPTTVRRLITTGRLRASNTSCATRPLWRIHEQWIADYAQNTPEQKEENNAPMQTSED; this comes from the coding sequence ATGACTGCCTCATTTACCGAAGGCTGGCGAACTTTGACTGAGGTGGCGGAAATTCTTCGCGTCTCCCCCACTACGGTGCGCCGCCTCATAACAACCGGCAGGCTACGGGCCAGCAACACGTCATGCGCAACAAGACCGCTCTGGCGCATCCATGAGCAATGGATAGCCGACTACGCTCAAAACACCCCAGAACAAAAGGAAGAAAACAATGCCCCCATGCAGACCTCTGAAGATTGA